In one Candidatus Nitronereus thalassa genomic region, the following are encoded:
- a CDS encoding flagellar biosynthesis anti-sigma factor FlgM, producing the protein MAISGSDPVSDLNQALFGIRRPQAGDKRPGDVPSQSTGQSGDTVVFSSAIKEQESVINQIHALPDIRVDYVASIQKALEAGEHHVDGVRIAAGVIRETVLNAVA; encoded by the coding sequence ATGGCTATATCAGGATCAGATCCGGTCAGTGATCTCAACCAGGCATTGTTTGGGATTCGGCGACCTCAAGCTGGGGATAAACGCCCAGGGGATGTCCCTTCCCAATCCACCGGTCAATCCGGGGATACGGTGGTTTTTTCTTCGGCCATAAAAGAACAGGAGTCGGTGATCAACCAAATTCATGCGTTACCGGATATCCGGGTGGACTACGTGGCGTCGATTCAAAAAGCCCTTGAGGCTGGAGAACATCATGTCGACGGTGTTCGTATTGCCGCCGGAGTCATCCGGGAAACGGTCTTAAATGCCGTTGCCTAA
- the csrA gene encoding carbon storage regulator CsrA, with protein sequence MLILTRKEGEGIRLGDNIRVVLVQLKGNQVRLGIECPNNMRVLREELYQAVRHENLAAMAADPAHMKDLSKHILPQSSKESPKS encoded by the coding sequence ATGTTAATATTGACTCGCAAGGAAGGCGAAGGCATTCGGCTCGGTGATAACATCCGAGTGGTGCTTGTCCAGCTAAAAGGCAACCAAGTCCGACTTGGGATTGAATGTCCAAACAATATGCGCGTGTTACGAGAAGAATTGTATCAAGCTGTTCGGCATGAAAATCTTGCGGCCATGGCAGCTGATCCGGCGCATATGAAAGATCTCTCTAAGCACATCTTGCCGCAATCTTCGAAGGAATCTCCAAAGTCCTAA
- a CDS encoding flagellin, translating to MRITQQQQINLILGQYQNQQGAFARVSEALSSGKKVNRPSDEPIAYEQILKFRNVLNNIEKRSLAVHEGASRLNLSENSIGTAGSIVQRAKEIALQQRNDTSSSAERQAVAKEVHQLLLSLRDAANTKINERYLFSGFETQTETYALSTSVSATGRTPTISANDDNTGTTSSTVAIQTAASLTGNEYKISFSDSTTFDVINLTTGATVLASQTYSSGANIDFDGLRTVLTDNPSGPLGGDEFQITAHNPSDATITASVTTPSALQPNIYEIRFTSTTAFDIVNLTDNQVLSTGNAYVSGANIVFAGITAVVTDGTVTPQPGDVFRVRPNYTYQGDTGSIAVEYEDGKTIATNVVGSQVFSGPSVDIFDALQDLEQALLTNSPSDLAAVITNLSTGLDQLTDARADIGSKVNRLDRIAEGLDLLAVTTQDERSAIEDTDFAEASSQLATLELNLQASLLTLNRQFQISLLNFLR from the coding sequence ATGCGTATCACTCAACAACAACAGATTAATCTCATTTTGGGACAATATCAGAATCAGCAAGGGGCGTTTGCGCGTGTCAGCGAAGCCTTGTCATCTGGGAAAAAAGTCAATCGCCCCTCGGATGAGCCGATTGCGTATGAACAAATTTTGAAGTTTCGAAATGTGCTCAATAATATTGAGAAACGATCCCTAGCCGTCCATGAAGGCGCCTCGCGATTAAACTTGTCCGAAAACTCCATTGGAACCGCTGGATCCATCGTACAGCGGGCAAAAGAAATTGCTCTGCAGCAACGAAATGACACGAGTTCTTCCGCAGAACGTCAAGCGGTGGCGAAAGAAGTGCATCAGTTATTGCTGAGCTTGCGAGATGCGGCGAATACGAAAATCAATGAACGGTATCTGTTTTCCGGATTTGAAACGCAAACGGAAACCTACGCGCTTTCGACGTCGGTCTCTGCGACGGGACGGACTCCAACGATTTCGGCCAATGACGATAACACCGGCACTACGTCCTCAACCGTGGCCATTCAAACGGCGGCCTCACTCACGGGGAATGAGTACAAGATTTCCTTTTCCGATTCCACGACCTTTGATGTAATTAACCTGACTACCGGTGCCACCGTCTTGGCCAGCCAAACTTATTCGTCTGGTGCGAATATTGATTTTGATGGGTTACGAACCGTTCTTACCGATAATCCCAGTGGTCCGCTCGGAGGAGATGAATTTCAAATCACCGCGCATAATCCTTCTGATGCGACAATTACTGCGTCGGTGACCACTCCTTCAGCACTACAACCCAATATCTATGAAATTCGATTTACCAGCACTACCGCCTTTGACATTGTGAACTTGACCGATAATCAAGTGCTCTCGACCGGGAACGCGTATGTCTCTGGGGCTAATATCGTGTTTGCTGGGATTACCGCGGTGGTGACGGATGGCACGGTGACTCCACAGCCAGGTGATGTGTTCCGCGTTCGCCCGAATTATACCTATCAGGGCGACACGGGAAGTATTGCAGTGGAATACGAAGATGGGAAAACCATTGCCACGAATGTGGTTGGCAGCCAGGTGTTTTCTGGACCGAGCGTGGATATTTTTGATGCGTTACAAGATCTGGAACAAGCGTTATTGACGAATTCACCTTCGGACCTGGCAGCCGTGATTACCAATTTAAGCACTGGCTTAGATCAATTGACGGATGCCCGAGCGGATATTGGGTCTAAAGTGAATCGTCTGGATCGGATCGCGGAAGGGTTAGATCTCTTGGCGGTCACCACCCAGGATGAGCGCTCGGCGATTGAAGATACGGATTTTGCCGAAGCCTCCTCGCAATTAGCCACGCTAGAGCTCAACCTGCAGGCCTCGCTGCTCACCCTCAACCGGCAATTTCAAATTAGCCTGCTCAACTTCCTCCGTTAG
- the flgK gene encoding flagellar hook-associated protein FlgK produces MAGITNIFEIGRTGILANQQGLSTASNNITNAGTEGFSRQRAIFEAGRPQGGIISTGVRVTDVTRVVDQFIEAQLTDTTQDFGRLNIRRDLLRRVETVFTETDSGGINNAVDRLFNAFRDLSTFPEESSQRTLVINEAQALVDTINLAEGTLSQIRRDIDNAIGQNLSTVNTIAVQIAELNGQIHFAESSGKTANDLRDRRALLVNNMAELVNIETVEMPNGLAIMVGGQLLVSGDRNNTLVQVSDADNPGMNDVAVRRSDGTDFVVTSKINDGEVAGRLAVRDADIQGYQDRLDRLAAVLVNQINIQHEAGYGLDGTTTNSLFSALTPDAPLAKDTNTGGAAGTSTAVSTAASLTMDNYEVRFTNATTFDVVNVTDGTTTLSAQAYTSGATITFDGLDVVITNGSGAPATGDIFFVSAHKGAATDMAVSLTDTDKVAASSTALGVPGDNVNAIALVAIQSTSQSTLGGINIDDYHAVTVGDVGSDTFLAGLQREAKQVERDQVTSLRESVSGVNLDEELTRLLEFQRAFEASARLISTADELFQTVLGLGL; encoded by the coding sequence ATGGCTGGGATCACCAATATATTTGAAATCGGGCGGACCGGCATTCTAGCTAATCAGCAAGGCTTGTCGACGGCGTCGAATAATATCACCAATGCGGGGACGGAAGGGTTCTCCCGTCAGCGAGCCATATTTGAAGCGGGTCGTCCTCAAGGTGGGATTATTTCGACCGGTGTTCGTGTCACGGATGTCACGCGCGTGGTGGATCAATTTATCGAAGCCCAGTTGACCGACACCACACAAGATTTCGGGCGTTTGAATATTCGCCGTGATCTCCTGCGACGGGTCGAAACCGTGTTTACGGAAACGGATTCAGGGGGAATCAACAATGCGGTTGATCGGCTCTTTAATGCGTTCCGCGATCTTTCCACATTTCCGGAAGAAAGTTCTCAACGGACGTTGGTCATCAATGAAGCGCAGGCGTTAGTGGATACGATTAATTTGGCCGAAGGTACGTTGTCGCAAATTCGTCGCGACATTGATAATGCCATTGGCCAAAACTTATCCACGGTCAATACGATCGCGGTTCAAATTGCCGAGCTAAATGGACAAATTCACTTTGCCGAATCGAGTGGAAAAACCGCCAATGATTTACGGGATCGTCGCGCCTTGTTGGTGAACAATATGGCGGAGTTAGTCAACATCGAAACCGTCGAGATGCCCAATGGTTTGGCCATCATGGTTGGTGGACAGCTGTTAGTGAGCGGGGATCGGAATAATACCCTTGTACAGGTGTCGGATGCCGATAATCCTGGCATGAATGATGTCGCGGTTCGGCGATCTGATGGCACGGATTTCGTGGTGACCTCGAAAATCAATGATGGTGAAGTGGCTGGCCGGTTAGCCGTGAGGGATGCTGACATCCAAGGTTATCAAGATCGCTTGGACAGATTAGCTGCCGTACTGGTCAATCAAATTAATATTCAACATGAAGCTGGGTATGGTCTCGACGGCACCACGACCAACTCCCTTTTCTCTGCATTAACTCCTGATGCACCGCTGGCCAAGGATACGAATACCGGAGGGGCGGCCGGGACGTCGACGGCAGTTTCCACTGCGGCTTCATTGACCATGGACAACTATGAAGTTCGATTTACCAATGCGACCACCTTCGATGTCGTCAATGTGACCGATGGCACAACAACGCTCAGCGCTCAGGCCTATACTTCCGGAGCCACAATTACCTTTGATGGACTGGATGTGGTGATTACGAATGGGAGCGGTGCCCCGGCAACCGGCGATATTTTTTTCGTGAGCGCGCATAAAGGTGCCGCCACGGACATGGCAGTGAGTTTGACCGATACGGATAAAGTCGCAGCCTCCTCTACGGCCCTTGGCGTTCCTGGAGATAATGTCAATGCTATTGCGCTCGTGGCGATACAGTCAACGAGTCAAAGCACATTGGGTGGTATCAACATCGACGATTATCATGCTGTCACCGTTGGGGATGTGGGCAGCGATACATTTCTAGCGGGGCTGCAGCGTGAAGCGAAGCAAGTTGAAAGAGACCAAGTGACGTCTTTGAGAGAAAGTGTCTCTGGAGTAAACCTCGATGAAGAGCTGACTCGGTTGCTAGAGTTTCAACGGGCGTTTGAAGCTTCGGCGAGATTAATTTCAACCGCTGATGAATTATTTCAAACCGTATTAGGTCTTGGCCTGTAA
- a CDS encoding flagellar protein FlgN — translation MNSTALWDDLLGTLRAERTTYHHLFTLLTQEHDALRRMASDPLLELAEHKKIVLSDLRDLDTRRVTLFEALLGSQTIHTPLDWLPLLTQAQPPWGGQAAAEFREVVKVARRVADQGRQNAELTHRGLGMVREALRLIHGGGNQDPTYEGSGEMRMPSVTSSLSVLG, via the coding sequence ATGAATTCCACAGCATTATGGGATGATCTCCTAGGAACTCTTCGCGCGGAACGTACCACCTACCATCATCTCTTCACGCTCTTGACACAAGAACATGATGCCTTGCGTCGGATGGCGTCTGACCCTTTACTGGAATTAGCGGAACATAAAAAAATCGTATTGTCGGATTTACGTGATCTGGATACACGTCGTGTGACGTTGTTTGAGGCATTATTAGGGTCGCAAACAATTCACACTCCGTTGGATTGGCTCCCACTCCTCACACAGGCACAACCTCCCTGGGGAGGTCAGGCGGCCGCCGAATTTCGAGAGGTCGTCAAGGTTGCGCGTCGGGTTGCTGACCAAGGTCGTCAAAACGCCGAGCTCACCCACCGTGGATTAGGCATGGTGCGTGAAGCCTTGCGTTTAATACATGGCGGTGGGAATCAGGATCCGACGTATGAAGGGTCGGGCGAAATGCGAATGCCCTCCGTCACCTCGTCGTTAAGTGTTCTTGGGTAA
- a CDS encoding diguanylate cyclase, protein MDVLLADDDPVSLHLLRSKLQKWQYNVTVCTDGQEAWKILQSESPPRLAILDWMMPGLDGLQICQNVRANRNTPYIYILLLTSRGETADLVAGMEAGADDYLTKPFNVEELEVRLRAGRRILELQAELMAAQESLRIQATHDTLTGLLNRAAILENLDRELARAQREQSPISVILVDLDNFKTINDTHGHLVGDAVLIEASRRMGSCIRPYDSLGRYGGEEFLIVLPGSDATNALNEAARVKAAMGERPYVFSDFSVTVTCSQGVTTWTSTSQGDIESLLKAADGGMYLAKYSGRNRVEYLEVDRTNQNTQVSTS, encoded by the coding sequence ATGGATGTCCTGCTTGCGGATGATGATCCAGTGTCGCTCCATTTGCTCAGATCCAAACTGCAAAAATGGCAGTACAACGTCACGGTCTGTACGGATGGGCAAGAAGCCTGGAAGATTTTGCAATCTGAGTCTCCTCCGCGTTTGGCCATTTTGGATTGGATGATGCCTGGCTTGGATGGCTTGCAAATTTGCCAGAATGTTCGGGCGAATCGAAACACACCCTACATTTATATTTTATTACTTACATCGCGAGGCGAAACGGCAGATCTTGTCGCAGGAATGGAAGCCGGGGCGGACGATTACCTCACGAAACCATTTAATGTGGAGGAACTGGAAGTACGGCTTCGTGCAGGACGGCGAATTTTGGAACTTCAAGCTGAGCTAATGGCGGCTCAAGAGTCCCTGCGTATCCAGGCCACTCATGACACGTTAACGGGTCTTTTAAACCGCGCGGCTATTCTGGAAAACTTAGATCGAGAACTGGCTCGGGCTCAACGGGAGCAGAGTCCAATTAGTGTCATATTGGTTGACCTCGATAATTTTAAGACAATCAATGATACCCATGGCCACCTGGTTGGCGATGCGGTACTCATCGAAGCGAGCCGACGAATGGGATCTTGTATACGTCCCTATGATTCATTGGGGAGATATGGTGGCGAGGAGTTTCTTATCGTTTTGCCGGGAAGTGATGCGACCAATGCCTTAAATGAAGCAGCGCGTGTGAAGGCGGCAATGGGAGAACGTCCGTATGTGTTTTCAGATTTTTCGGTGACCGTGACCTGTAGTCAAGGGGTCACGACGTGGACGAGTACCTCGCAAGGCGATATTGAAAGCCTGTTGAAAGCGGCGGATGGGGGAATGTATTTGGCGAAATATAGTGGACGGAATCGTGTCGAATATTTGGAAGTTGATCGAACAAACCAAAATACCCAGGTCTCGACATCATGA
- the pseB gene encoding UDP-N-acetylglucosamine 4,6-dehydratase (inverting), which yields MAKNLSSLIQRHLQGKTILLTGGTGSFGQRLTKILIEHFSFKTLRIFSRDELKQHDMARKCTDDRIRFFIGDVRDESRVRRAVQGVDIVIHAAAMKQVPTCEYNPFEAVRTNVVGAQHLIDAAIDQDVKQIMALSTDKAVNPINLYGATKLCAERIFIQGNSYAGPKPTRMSCVRYGNVLGSRGSVVPVFQAQRKQGTVTVTDKRMTRFWLTLDQAAWFVLRCLTLTRGGEIFVPKIPSIGILDLVEAMAPECSIQYIGLRPGEKLHEVLLTEDESRHAVEYDDLYTILPEYQSWKGGVREGSAGKRRTLPEGYRYSSENNTHWLSVSELRNLLMQNGFNTGAPVVKKSRGLVVR from the coding sequence ATGGCAAAAAATTTATCGAGTCTTATCCAACGTCATCTCCAGGGAAAAACGATTTTGTTGACCGGGGGAACCGGATCGTTCGGACAGCGGCTCACCAAAATCCTGATAGAGCATTTTTCGTTTAAAACTCTGAGAATTTTCAGTCGAGACGAATTAAAGCAGCATGATATGGCGCGAAAGTGCACTGATGACCGGATTCGTTTCTTTATCGGGGATGTGCGGGATGAGAGTCGCGTGCGCCGCGCCGTTCAAGGCGTGGACATTGTCATTCACGCCGCCGCCATGAAGCAAGTTCCTACCTGCGAATACAATCCTTTTGAGGCGGTTCGGACGAACGTCGTGGGTGCCCAGCATTTGATCGATGCCGCCATCGATCAAGATGTGAAGCAAATTATGGCATTGAGTACGGATAAAGCCGTGAACCCCATCAATCTCTATGGAGCGACCAAACTTTGCGCCGAACGGATTTTTATCCAAGGGAATAGTTACGCGGGGCCGAAGCCGACCCGGATGAGTTGTGTGCGATATGGCAATGTGCTGGGCAGTCGGGGAAGTGTGGTTCCGGTGTTTCAGGCCCAGAGAAAACAAGGGACCGTCACCGTGACGGATAAGCGAATGACGCGATTTTGGCTCACCTTGGATCAAGCGGCATGGTTTGTCTTGCGATGCCTGACTCTGACCCGCGGTGGAGAAATCTTCGTGCCCAAAATTCCAAGTATAGGGATTTTGGATTTGGTGGAGGCGATGGCTCCGGAATGTTCCATCCAATATATCGGCCTTCGACCGGGAGAAAAACTTCACGAAGTGTTGTTGACGGAAGATGAGAGTCGACATGCCGTGGAATATGACGACTTGTATACCATTTTGCCTGAATACCAATCCTGGAAAGGTGGCGTACGCGAGGGTTCCGCAGGGAAACGACGAACGCTTCCAGAAGGCTATCGGTATAGCAGTGAAAACAATACGCATTGGTTATCGGTTTCCGAGTTAAGAAACCTTTTAATGCAGAATGGATTTAATACGGGAGCTCCTGTGGTTAAAAAATCTCGTGGGCTTGTGGTGCGGTAG
- a CDS encoding flagellar basal body P-ring protein FlgI has product MRWRLVKKIRQFSALAVSVILALLAGDGWNATEAARIKDIAAVEGVRDNQLIGYGLVVGLDRTGDSVVGGQFTAQAIISMLNTMGINLKVDPIQLLTRNTASVMVTAKLPPFARPGTRLDVQVSSLANAKSLKGGTLLMTPLKAPNQEVFAVAQGPISTSGFEGGDGGNSVVKNQQSGGIVPSGAIVEKAVDLKIEEWDSFSLSLQQADFTTSLRLAEVVNTHLGEGLATPVSSGQVVVTVPDAYKGKIVQLIAAVEGLDVKVDVRAKVIVNERTGTIVMGQHVRLSSMAVSHGNLTIKIKTTLNVSQPGPASFGGETVVTPEVDTNIEEEDGRVIQVDGSVTLGDLVKALNSVGVTPRDLVAVLTAAKAAGALQADLEMI; this is encoded by the coding sequence ATGAGGTGGAGGTTGGTGAAAAAAATCCGGCAATTCAGTGCGTTGGCCGTTTCAGTCATCTTAGCTCTTTTAGCAGGGGATGGATGGAATGCCACGGAGGCCGCCCGAATCAAAGATATTGCTGCCGTTGAGGGCGTTCGAGACAACCAATTGATCGGCTATGGCTTGGTCGTTGGATTAGACCGAACCGGTGATTCAGTGGTTGGTGGACAATTCACCGCGCAAGCGATTATTTCCATGTTGAATACGATGGGCATTAATTTGAAAGTCGACCCCATTCAATTGCTGACGCGTAATACCGCATCGGTGATGGTGACGGCAAAACTACCTCCTTTTGCGAGACCTGGAACTCGGTTGGACGTTCAGGTGTCGTCCTTGGCCAATGCCAAAAGTTTAAAAGGCGGAACGTTGTTGATGACACCCTTGAAGGCACCAAACCAAGAAGTGTTTGCTGTGGCCCAAGGGCCTATTTCGACTTCCGGGTTTGAAGGCGGGGATGGGGGAAATTCTGTGGTGAAGAATCAACAGTCCGGGGGAATTGTCCCGAGCGGGGCGATTGTTGAAAAAGCCGTGGATTTAAAAATTGAAGAATGGGATTCCTTTTCCTTATCGTTGCAACAAGCCGATTTTACCACCTCGCTTCGATTAGCTGAAGTGGTCAATACCCATTTGGGGGAGGGGTTGGCGACGCCCGTGAGTTCCGGACAAGTGGTCGTGACGGTGCCGGATGCCTATAAAGGAAAAATTGTTCAGTTGATTGCCGCGGTTGAGGGCCTGGATGTGAAAGTGGATGTGCGCGCAAAGGTCATTGTCAATGAACGAACCGGCACGATTGTCATGGGACAGCATGTACGATTATCCAGCATGGCAGTTTCCCATGGAAATCTGACAATCAAAATCAAGACGACTTTGAATGTATCGCAACCAGGACCGGCCAGCTTTGGAGGGGAAACCGTGGTGACTCCGGAGGTTGATACGAATATTGAGGAAGAAGATGGCCGAGTCATTCAGGTCGATGGTTCGGTAACTCTGGGTGATTTAGTGAAAGCGTTGAATTCGGTGGGGGTTACCCCTCGTGACCTGGTGGCGGTGTTGACTGCGGCAAAAGCTGCAGGCGCACTTCAAGCGGATTTGGAAATGATTTAA
- a CDS encoding rod-binding protein, with the protein MISDVGALVAQSADHAVSDGRVEAIKKTIQQGDIKKASEDFEAYFLAFMMKVMRETVPKSTLTQNRMGETFQSFYDEAIGKESAKVGGIGLAQYIESKLREEEVILSQEEKVA; encoded by the coding sequence ATGATTTCTGACGTAGGGGCGCTTGTGGCGCAGTCAGCCGACCATGCCGTGTCTGATGGGCGCGTCGAGGCCATTAAAAAGACCATTCAGCAAGGCGACATCAAAAAAGCCAGTGAAGATTTTGAAGCGTACTTCCTTGCCTTCATGATGAAGGTGATGAGAGAGACTGTGCCCAAGAGCACCCTCACCCAAAACCGAATGGGTGAAACGTTTCAATCATTTTATGATGAAGCCATTGGAAAAGAATCAGCCAAAGTCGGAGGAATAGGTCTTGCCCAATACATTGAGTCGAAATTACGAGAAGAGGAAGTGATTCTTAGCCAGGAAGAAAAGGTGGCGTAA
- the fliW gene encoding flagellar assembly protein FliW, with protein sequence MEIETSRFGALTIPEEHILLFNAGLIGFNQHTRYALLGDERGIGYQWLQSLDDGNLAFVVVQPGLIKADYHIEIQDDALHEIEFQEGDEVVVLSIVTVPPNEPEKATANLQGPLVINSSRARGKQIILNESFPIRYALIPEKQDVAHGAETPSQATVNS encoded by the coding sequence ATGGAAATTGAAACAAGTCGATTTGGCGCTTTAACAATCCCGGAAGAACATATCCTCCTATTTAATGCAGGGTTGATTGGATTTAACCAACATACTCGATATGCCCTGCTGGGAGATGAGCGGGGGATCGGCTATCAATGGTTGCAATCTCTCGATGATGGGAATTTGGCCTTTGTCGTGGTGCAGCCTGGATTGATCAAGGCGGACTATCATATCGAGATTCAAGACGATGCCTTGCATGAGATCGAATTTCAAGAAGGGGATGAAGTTGTGGTCCTTTCGATTGTCACGGTTCCGCCAAATGAACCCGAAAAGGCTACCGCGAATTTACAGGGCCCACTCGTCATCAATTCCAGTCGAGCTCGTGGAAAACAAATCATTTTAAATGAGTCATTCCCCATTCGTTATGCCTTGATTCCTGAAAAACAAGATGTGGCGCACGGGGCCGAAACGCCTTCTCAAGCCACGGTGAATTCCTAA
- a CDS encoding response regulator, with protein sequence MSRILIVHHDSVQRHFLSSLLQHQGWEIVVSADAEDACRVLQGEGSIDVMVIDLRLPGVSGWEFCRMLRRGYQARFANIPILCLSSSLSTMEGERVTAFLGGQAFLPLPLDPASLTQSLVQILEGKTLLAPFRVQVIGEETEWLTSLSRMFQRNGWSVGESQGVPEPCWQEAGDSPDLIVGHHPFAGCWSLDWVADFKGHAPNAKIFVVTDDPNPELALESLQYGADEFIREPVDPKYLDELLVKAERTRVGNLFSGEWSTSSALSKPGDEEFKKFLHEFDEVVILTDGEGKIVDLNPQGCRQLSWSGSELCGHSLVMLEPSVPLDWWSSNQNGHGSREACFRTRGGSTLKVMVTTYPVCWSEGVRFVLVAKNVQELSELRMEVQRMQEQVRQFQEIESIGNLAGGIAHDVNNILTAIQGHASLLTYKDSSDAATQKPAEVIRQAAHRGQELTAQLLGAARRGKERRTSINVHDAIDEVLALLSGDRTKSIQIMKALVARDPWIGVNARQLHQVLLNLMVNACDAMPNGGTLQISTDSFRPHDPAYSQNSSFHDSPYLEIIVKDSGCGISAELAETVFEPFFTTKPPSRGSGMGLAIVKEIVESYGGHISLSSEPHKGSAFHLYFPQHPSPPSSLIHLPTLLKKPHPRVLVVDDEHLVADTTVEMLRHLECETCVAYSGEEALTCYQGHAHEIDVVLLDLTMTTMSGENCFRTLQTINPSLKVVFSSGGEVPYSVQQLCDEGLAGFVQKPFDVEDLSLALTQACVPDREGQQYALSGCSPGTKEDV encoded by the coding sequence ATGTCACGTATTCTGATCGTCCATCATGATTCGGTACAGCGGCATTTTCTTAGCTCCTTGCTCCAGCACCAAGGGTGGGAGATTGTGGTGAGTGCCGATGCGGAAGATGCATGCCGTGTCCTCCAAGGGGAAGGTTCCATCGATGTCATGGTCATTGACCTTCGCCTACCTGGTGTGAGTGGTTGGGAGTTTTGTCGGATGCTCCGTCGTGGCTATCAGGCCAGGTTTGCCAATATTCCGATACTCTGCTTGTCCTCGAGTTTGTCGACAATGGAAGGGGAACGTGTGACCGCTTTCCTCGGAGGGCAGGCGTTTCTTCCGTTGCCTTTGGACCCGGCATCTTTGACTCAATCTTTGGTTCAGATTCTTGAGGGGAAGACGCTGCTGGCTCCGTTTCGAGTTCAGGTGATTGGGGAGGAAACGGAATGGTTAACCAGCTTGTCCCGAATGTTCCAACGCAATGGTTGGTCGGTCGGAGAGTCTCAGGGAGTACCAGAGCCTTGCTGGCAAGAAGCAGGGGATAGTCCTGACCTGATCGTAGGACATCATCCTTTTGCTGGTTGTTGGAGTCTTGACTGGGTAGCCGACTTCAAGGGGCATGCACCCAATGCAAAAATTTTTGTAGTCACTGACGATCCCAATCCGGAATTAGCCCTGGAATCCCTGCAGTACGGCGCCGATGAATTTATTCGAGAACCAGTGGATCCGAAATATCTTGATGAGTTGCTGGTCAAAGCCGAGCGAACACGTGTTGGCAATCTTTTCTCGGGCGAATGGAGTACCTCATCTGCTTTGTCGAAACCGGGTGATGAGGAATTCAAAAAATTCCTCCACGAGTTTGATGAGGTGGTCATTCTTACTGATGGTGAAGGCAAGATTGTGGATCTGAACCCACAGGGCTGTCGGCAACTATCTTGGTCTGGCAGTGAGCTGTGCGGGCATTCCTTAGTGATGCTTGAACCCTCGGTTCCGTTGGACTGGTGGTCTTCCAACCAGAATGGTCATGGATCTCGAGAGGCTTGCTTTCGGACCCGTGGCGGCTCGACATTGAAAGTCATGGTCACGACCTATCCAGTCTGTTGGAGCGAAGGGGTTCGCTTCGTGCTGGTAGCGAAAAATGTGCAAGAGTTGAGCGAACTTCGCATGGAAGTACAACGAATGCAGGAGCAAGTACGGCAATTTCAAGAAATCGAATCCATCGGAAACCTGGCTGGGGGCATTGCCCATGATGTCAATAACATTTTAACGGCGATCCAGGGCCATGCCAGTCTTCTAACCTATAAAGATTCTTCTGATGCTGCGACTCAAAAACCTGCGGAAGTGATTCGTCAGGCGGCTCATCGGGGTCAAGAACTTACGGCCCAGCTTCTTGGAGCAGCAAGAAGGGGAAAAGAGCGGCGTACCTCCATTAATGTCCATGATGCCATTGATGAAGTTCTTGCGCTTCTGTCTGGCGACCGGACCAAGAGCATTCAGATTATGAAAGCTTTAGTGGCACGGGATCCTTGGATCGGTGTGAATGCGAGGCAACTGCATCAGGTGTTGCTCAATCTTATGGTAAATGCGTGTGATGCGATGCCGAATGGGGGGACGTTACAAATTTCAACCGACTCTTTTCGACCCCATGATCCAGCCTACTCTCAAAATTCTTCATTTCATGATTCCCCCTATTTGGAAATTATTGTGAAGGACTCAGGATGCGGTATTTCCGCGGAACTCGCTGAAACCGTGTTTGAGCCCTTCTTCACGACCAAACCTCCTAGCCGGGGGTCTGGAATGGGTTTAGCGATTGTTAAGGAGATCGTGGAATCCTATGGAGGGCATATTTCTCTCTCCAGTGAGCCTCATAAAGGGAGTGCATTTCATCTCTATTTTCCACAACACCCAAGTCCTCCGTCTAGCCTGATTCATTTACCTACCTTGTTAAAAAAACCTCATCCGCGGGTGTTGGTCGTGGATGATGAGCATTTGGTCGCGGACACAACAGTGGAGATGTTGCGCCATTTGGAATGTGAGACGTGTGTGGCCTATAGCGGAGAGGAGGCTTTGACTTGCTATCAAGGCCATGCCCATGAAATTGATGTGGTCCTGTTAGATCTCACCATGACCACGATGAGCGGGGAAAACTGCTTTCGGACCCTCCAGACCATCAATCCTTCCCTCAAGGTTGTATTTTCCAGTGGTGGAGAGGTGCCCTATTCCGTTCAACAGCTTTGCGATGAAGGTCTGGCAGGATTTGTGCAGAAGCCTTTTGACGTAGAAGATTTGTCTCTGGCTTTAACACAGGCATGTGTGCCTGATCGGGAAGGGCAGCAGTATGCGTTGTCCGGGTGTTCGCCTGGGACGAAGGAAGACGTGTAA